A single genomic interval of Camelina sativa cultivar DH55 chromosome 11, Cs, whole genome shotgun sequence harbors:
- the LOC109127289 gene encoding uncharacterized protein LOC109127289 has translation MTCELDGTRVKDIYDAAYFAPMIFKLQKKKEGPEYAKQRMIFEKQFKESEGFDVDWDSFDYIFSVVNFHWQPYLDDKLTNDELLKLLIRTAIKEHDAEDDKKLELIDYVGANIVPCKGLMYYITFRAKDLSSTDPEPRLYQAKVHKFCYDIYVKMVREKLKQSASINNMN, from the exons ATGACATGCGAATTAGATGGGACTCGAGTAAAAGATATCTATGATGCCGCCTATTTCGCACCCATGATTTTTAAA ctgcaaaaaaagaaggaaggtCCTGAATATGCAAAACAGCGAATGATCTTTGAGAAGCAATTTAAAGAGAGTGAG GGTTTTGATGTGGACTGGGACAGTTTTGACTACATATTCTCTGTCGTCAACTTCCACTGGCAACCATATCTTGATGATAAGCTGACCAATGACGAGCTGCTCAAACTACTTATACGGACAGCCATTAAAGAACACGATGCTGAAGAT GATAAAAAGCTTGAGCTTATCGATTATGTAGGTGCCAATATAGTACCGTGCAAGGGTCTTATGTATTATATTACATTTAGGGCCAAAGATCTTTCCTCAACAGATCCAGAGCCACGACTTTACCAAGCCAAGGTGCACAAGTTCTGCTATGATATCTACGTCAAAATGGTCAGGGAAAAGCTTAAGCAAAGTGCCAGTATCAACAATATGAATTAG